One Rhinolophus sinicus isolate RSC01 linkage group LG06, ASM3656204v1, whole genome shotgun sequence DNA window includes the following coding sequences:
- the RPL22 gene encoding large ribosomal subunit protein eL22 — MAPVKKLVAKGGKKKKQVLKFTLDCTHPVEDGIMDAANFEQFLQERIKVNGKAGNLGGGVVTIERSKSKITVTSEVPFSKRYLKYLTKKYLKKNNLRDWLRVVANSKESYELRYFQINQDEEEEEDED, encoded by the exons ATGGCTCCTGTG AAAAAGCTTGTGGCTAAGGGAGGCAAAAAAAAGAAGCAGGTTCTGAAGTTTACCCTTGACTGCACCCATCCAGTAGAAGATGGAATCATGGATGCTGCCAATTTT GAGCAGTTTCTTCAGGAGCGAATCAAAGTGAATGGAAAAGCTGGGAATCTCGGTGGAGGGGTTGTGACCATTGAAAGGAGCAAGAGCAAGATCACGGTCACTTCTGAGGTGCCTTTTTCCAAAAG GTATTTGAAATATCTCAccaaaaagtatttgaagaagaACAATCTACGTGATTGGTTGCGCGTAGTTGCTAACAGCAAAGAAAGTTACGAATTGCGTTACTTCCAGATTAACCAGGacgaagaagaggaggaagatgaggattAA